In Desulfatibacillum aliphaticivorans DSM 15576, the genomic stretch TGGGCGCGGCGATTTTTCTGGCTTCTCAGGGTGGATTCCGGGGCTTCAAATTGTTCAACCTGACTTTCACTTATGTTTTTAGCGCAAAATTTGGTATATTGTCGGGAAGGCTATACGCCAAAATACAAACCTAACACATAAGGAGTATGGGTTATGGCTGACATGACAGCTCCGGTGACCGCGCCTCCGACGCAGGAGGAGCTTTTGCTGCGCCTTTCCAAGGTTCGCGAGGGCATGGAAAAGGCCGGCCTGGATTATTACCTGACGGCGCATACGGACAATGTCTACTACCTGACTAATTTTTCGTACATTCCGTTTGAACGGCCTTTTTTTTGATCATCGCCGCAGACGGATCGCAGGTGATGATTTTGCCGGGTCTGGAGCTAAGCCACGCCCAGGACAGGGTGATTCCGGACGTGGTTTATAAAACCTATTACGAATATCCCGCTCCCCCCGGCAAGGGGTTTGAGGACGCCTTGAAAGAGGTGATTCCGTCCAGCGCCAAGGTGGGAGTAGAGTCGTCCCTTTCTCTGGCCTTAAAAAACGTAGCTCCCGGAGATGTGACGGTCATCGACCTTGTGGATGAAGCGCGGGTCGTGAAGTCCGATTACGAGGTGGGGCGCATAGCCTATGCTGCGCAGGTTTGCGACGAAGGGCTTAAGAAAATCTTTGAGCTTAGCAAGCCGGAAGCCATGGAGCTGACCTTCTTCAGCGAGGCGGGCCGGCACATGATGGGCAAGGTGGTCATGGAGGTTCCCGGCCTGAACCTGCTGGTTTCCAAATTTCTCGGCGCGGTGTGGCCCAAGAATCTGTCCGCTCAGCCGCATTCGGTTCCGGGGCTGTTTGACCTCCTGGAGGAAGGCGGCCCCCAGGTCACAATAATCGCGGCCCAGGCGGACGGTTATTCCGCGGAGCTGGAGCGCACCTTTTTTATCGGAAGCGTTCCCGAGGAAGCCAAGACGCCTTTCAAAGTCATGGAAGAGGCGCGGGCGCTGGCGTATGACCTGGTCAAACCGGGCGTCAGAGCGGAAGACGTGGACCGGGCGGTCTTGAAGGTGCTGCAGGACGCCGGATACGGCGATTGCATCCTGCACAGGACCGGCCATGGATTTGGAATAACAGGGCACGAGCCTCCTTGGATCGCCCTGGGAAGCGACGCCGTCCTGGAAAAAAATATGGTTATCAGCATCGAACCAGGCATTTACATCCAGGGCTTGGGGGGATTTCGGCATTCGGACACGGTTTTGGTGACGGACAATGGCTGCCAGTCTTTGACGAACGGACCTGTCGGGCTGGAGGATCTGATTTTGCCCGTCTAATTTTTTATCCGGAAAAACCCATGGAGGGGAAATGAGCCCACATATTCCGCAGGAGAAAGGCGTCATGACATGGCTGCCCGGCCTGCTTCTGGCTTTAGCGGTTATTGCGTTTTCGGCTATTGGCTTTATTACGGCTTTAATTTGCATATTTGCACTGCCCGACAAAACTGTGCAGCCCTGGCCCGCAGCAGGGATTTATTTTGCCTGCGCCCTTGTTCTCAGCGTACTGGTCTATGTTTTCGGCAGGGTCAATTTGCGAAAATACTCCCTGACGCCCGGGGAGGACGGCGGACCGCCCCCGGTGGGTTTTGTCTTGAAAGAGAGCGCTTCGGACAAGGCATTGAAATGGATCGTCCTGATCTACCCAATAATATTTGCATTTTGGGGCATAATGATCGGACTGATCTGCATTTTTGCATTGCCGGATGAGACGGTTCAGCCGCAAGTCTCGGTCTGTTTTTTCATTTCTTCGGTAATCATCATGCTTTCCAGCCTTCTGGCCATAATCAGGACAACAGGCAAAACAAAAGGCTGAGTGTAAAATCAGGAGCGCATCTTTGTTCGATCAACTGGAAAAAATAAATCAAAGGCCCTTACCCTATGAATTTTATACGGCGCAGGATTTGTGGGATGATGACTACGTTTCCACACAAATGCTGAAATATCATTTGAATCCGGACTCGGACCTGGCGTCCCGGAAGATGGAGTTCATTGACCGGTCCGCTCAATGGATCGCCGCCCGTTTTGGCCTGGGAGAGGGCAAGAGCGTTTGCGACTTCGGCTGCGGCCCGGGCTTGTACACTTCCCGATTCGCCCAAACCGGCGCCAAAGTAACCGGGCTGGATTTCTCTCGCAATTCCCTGGCTTACGCCAAAAGAAAGGCGGAGGAAAACGGCTTTGATATTGAATATCGCCTGGGCAACTACCTGGATTTTCAATCAGATGAAAAATACGATCTGATCACCATGATCTACCTGGACTTTTGCCCTTTAAGCCCGGAGCAGAGAAAAACGCTCCTGGATATTTTCCAAATGCATCTCAAAGACGACGGCCGCGTTTTTATGGATGTGCTTACACTGGCCTTTTTCGAGCAGTCGAAAGAGGAGAAGACTTACGAATATTCGGCCCAGGACGGTTTTTGGGCGGCCGGCCCTTATTATGTTTTCAACAACACCTGGAAGTACACGGACATCAATCTGCTTTTGAACAAGCATGTCATTGTGGAGGAAAACCGCACACGGGAAATCTGCAACTGGCTGCAATGCTTTGACAGGAACAGCTTTGCGCAAGAAGCGGAGGCCGGCGGTTTTGAAGTTTTGGAGTCTTATTCCAATACCGCGGGCGAGGTTTTTGAAGAAAAAGGGACGGAAATGGCGATGGTCCTGAAAAAACATTGATATGTCCCGGTGTTAAAAAATTCACACCCCTTCCCTGAGGGGCAAAGGGTATTTTTTCTTGACACCACTGGCAAATATTACAACAATGGAGCATTGTGTTAAGTCTCTTGCCAACCCGTTTTTTTGGATCAGACTAGTTAAATTACGCCGGGAAAAGCGAAGGTCATTCCCGCGGCTTATCCTGGATAGCGCTTTAGGAATTCTTACTATATCGACGGAGGTGGTCACCATGCACAAAACCCTGAACAGTCGCCTTGTCCCAGTCTTACTGCTCGCAGCTCTTGTGGTGCTGCTTTCCGTTACTGGGGGATGCGTGAAAAAATCGGAAGTCACATGGGCGAACGGAGAATACGCCAATCCCAATGATGAAGTGACCGTGGAAAGAGTGTTAGCGCTCTGCCCGCCGGTTCCCGCTCCCGTGGAGGAGCCCAAACCCGCACCCGCACCCGTTCCCGTTCCTTTGCCGGAACCGACGGCCAAGTACACGCCCAAACCCAAGCCGGTTGTTGTGCCGGAAATTCCCGGACTTCGGACGGATCGCCGTTCTTACCTGATTCCCAACCCGGATGAAACCGCTTACGAGGATTTTGGACTGTGCGCGTACACTTTGCTGCCCCACATGTATCCTTCACAAAACAGCGGCATCTACAACCGTTACGTGAAGATGCACCAGGCTTTCAAAAGCATTCCCCAGTTTGAAAAACAGGAACGCAGAGGCCCGGATGAGGTCAATGTTTTGTACTGGAACTTGAAAAGGCAGGCCTTTAGCGAAAATGCGTACAAAATCTTTGACATGTCCCACGGCTTTTACGTCCAGAATTACGACTACCAAAGGGCGAAAGGGTTCCTGGATCAGTGCAACCTGAATCAATCCGGCGGACCTTACATCATAGCAGCAAGGGGCCAGTTGACCGGCATGTCCGGCAACGACCCGGACCAGCAGGAATTGCTGGTCATCGACCTTTCCAGGGTCCATGAGGACGCTTTTAAAGGCGTGGTTGCTTCTTTCTTCCATCGCGTTCTGAAAAATCAATTCACCTGGAAGGATCATTTCGAGCTTAACCGGATCCAAGCCGCCGTCTCCGGACCTGCAAGCGGCCAGAAGCCGGACGTCTATCTGCTCAAATGGGTCAACGGTTCATACGCCGTCGCTAAATAGCCGGCCCAACCGATAAACAAAAAAAGAGGCGTAGGGACAAATTTTGTCTCACGCCTCTTTTTTTTTGTTGAATGGCTTTTACGCAGCGTGCACTTCAATCTTTCTGGGCTTGGCTTTCTCCACCTTCGGCAATACCAGACGCATCACGCCGTTTTTTAAGGACGCCTGGATCTTGCTCTGGTCAATGTCGTTGGAAAGGGTGAAACGCCGGTAATACCTTCCGGTCCCGTACTCGCGGGCCATATAAACCTGCCCTTCCTTTTCCTGGGGCTGCACGTCTCCGGTAATGGTGAGCACGTTGTCCCGCAGATCGATTTCCAGATCGTCCGCCGCCACTCCGGGCATGTCCGCCAACAAGACGATGTCCGCGTCTTTTTCAAAAATATCCACTTCGGGAACGTACATGCGGCCCGGACGGGTTTGCTCGGCGGGCCCGCTCACCTCGGTTTTTTCCTTTGCCACTAGATTTTTGTCCTTGTTTTCAGTATTCGACATGGGGAGCCTCCTTGTTGCGATGTCATGAACAGTCCTAACCCTTTACGGCGATTTGCCGGGGTTTGGCCTCTTCGGCCTTGGGAAGCACGACGGTGAGCACTCCATGGACGAAGTTGGCCTCCACCTTGGCCGCGTCGACGTTGGTCTTCAAGGTGATCGTTCGATTAAACTTGCCGCCTTTGCGCTCTTTGCGATGGTAGCTGGCGCCTTCTTCAGGGGCTATCTTTCTTTCACCGGAAAGCGACAGGGTCTTGCCTGTGATGGAGATATTGATCTCCGACGGGTCCATCCCGGGCAGCTCAGCGTAAACATAGAAATTGTCGGCGTCCTCAGTGACGTTGGTCAGGGGAAATACGCCGGCGGCGCCAGCGGCCTCATTGGCCAGGCTCGGGCCGTTGGCTAAAAAGTCCAGGGTCCTGCGCATGCGGCCCAATTCTCCTGCAACTCCTCCTTGGCCTTCCCAGGGAAAATCCAACCAAAAACCAGTCATGGCGTTCCTCCTTTCCGGGCGCGCGCCAAAAACCCTTGTGCGGCCCGTTGCTTCTTTATTGGACAATATTTTTGAATGCTTTTGTCCGGTCATGCTTGGGAAACACTTCTCCTCTCCGCGTCAAATAATGGATAACACACTGTTTTAATTCATCAATAATCCTGATTGCACTTAAAAAATATTTCCATTTTTTAAGTTGTCAAGAAGGAGGATGAAAATTTTTTCCCATGAAAAGACAGCAAAAGAATAGAACGTAATATCAGTTGATTAGAGCCTGCGCCCAAGAAAAATCCCCAAAGAGGAGACGCGATGCTTTAGCGTCTGGGCGCGGGAGGCTAAAAAATTTTTCATGGTCAGCCCTGGGATGGCGACCAGCAAGCCGGTTTGGGTGGAAATAAGCGCCTCGGAAATGCCGCCGGCCATGGCCCGGGCGTTTCCCGTCCCGTGAAGGGAGATGACGTCAAAGGTGGATATCATGCCGAGGACGGTGCCCAGCAGCCCCAGTAGCGGGGCGATGGAAGCCAGGACCGTGATGACGGACAACTGCTTGTCAAAAGAGGAGGCCACGGCCATGACGGTTTCGTCCATGGTGCTTCTATCCACGCCGGGGTTGGCCTCCCGTCTTTTGAGAAACTCGGAAACTACCAGGGCCGTTGCGCCGCGGAATTCCATAAAATCAGGCTGCTGATTCTCCTGGATGAGTTGGGCCGCCATTTCCCGGGGCATGTTGCGGACCCGCATACGGCGCAGGTACAGCCCTCTTTTGATTATGAGCACCCACATGAGCACGGAAATCAGCAGCAAAGGCCCCATAACCAGCCCGCCCTGGTCCAGGTGCTCAAAAATGCGGGATATATTGCTCCACAGCCAGGTCATTCTTTTTCTCGGACGGCGTAAATGGTGTTAGCCAGGGAAACGGCTTTTTCCTCCATTTGAGCGATGCTTCCTTCAATCCTGCGGGAAAGCAGGGTGTGCGCCAACATTATGGGAATGGCCGCGGCCAGGCCCAGCATGGTGGTGAGCAGAGCCTCGGAAATGCCTCCGGACATCATTTTGGGATCACCGGCGCCATAGTAGGTAATCACATGGAAGGTGTTGATCATGCCTGTCACCGTGCCCAACAGGCCCAACAAAGGCGCTACGGCCGCCATCATGGCGATGATGGAAAGAAACCGCTCCAGCGCTGGGATTTCTCCCAATATGGCCTCCTGGAGTGCATTTTCCATATCCATCCGCTCCAAATGCCTGTGTTTGATCCCCCAGGCCAGGACCCGGGCCAGGGGCTTGCTTTTTTGGGCCTTCAACAAATCCAGGCACTCCTTCCAGTCCCCGTTTTGGGCCAAAGGCTGAATTTGCGCCATGAGTTTTGAAGCGTTAACCCTGATGCGTAAAAGAAAAACCACCCGCTCCAGAACCAGAAGCATGGCAAAGCCTCCCAACGCCAAAATGACCCAAATAATGGGGCCGCCCTGAGGCAGGCGTTCGGCGAGCCCTTTTTCCTGGGTCAATTGCCTTAAGGCGGCGCCTTTGGTCAGGTCCATGGGCGCAACCGGGCTTTCCCCGTTCATATAGGCTCTTAAGGCTTTCCGGTATTTGGAGGAAGGCAGTTTGGATAAGGCGAAAAAACGCTGGCTTGCGTCCGAATACAAAAGGAAGCCGGTTTCGTCCCCCATGGAATAGGCGGCGGTGAATTCCCCCAGGGTCAATACGTCAGCCACCGCTTCTCTGCCCAATCGATCCACAATGGAGGCTTTTTCTATCCGCACCTCGCCTGATCGGGCGATTTCATCCAGCAGGATTTCCGCCATGGCGTCGATCTGCTCGATGCTGGGAAACCGGGACTGCCCGGCCAGTTCCTTGAGAGCGTCAGCCCGGCCGGGAATCAAAGCGCTTTGCTGGCTTTGCTTTACCAACGCCAAAGCATCC encodes the following:
- a CDS encoding aminopeptidase P family N-terminal domain-containing protein, which translates into the protein MADMTAPVTAPPTQEELLLRLSKVREGMEKAGLDYYLTAHTDNVYYLTNFSYIPFERPFF
- a CDS encoding M24 family metallopeptidase; amino-acid sequence: MILPGLELSHAQDRVIPDVVYKTYYEYPAPPGKGFEDALKEVIPSSAKVGVESSLSLALKNVAPGDVTVIDLVDEARVVKSDYEVGRIAYAAQVCDEGLKKIFELSKPEAMELTFFSEAGRHMMGKVVMEVPGLNLLVSKFLGAVWPKNLSAQPHSVPGLFDLLEEGGPQVTIIAAQADGYSAELERTFFIGSVPEEAKTPFKVMEEARALAYDLVKPGVRAEDVDRAVLKVLQDAGYGDCILHRTGHGFGITGHEPPWIALGSDAVLEKNMVISIEPGIYIQGLGGFRHSDTVLVTDNGCQSLTNGPVGLEDLILPV
- a CDS encoding SAM-dependent methyltransferase, translated to MFDQLEKINQRPLPYEFYTAQDLWDDDYVSTQMLKYHLNPDSDLASRKMEFIDRSAQWIAARFGLGEGKSVCDFGCGPGLYTSRFAQTGAKVTGLDFSRNSLAYAKRKAEENGFDIEYRLGNYLDFQSDEKYDLITMIYLDFCPLSPEQRKTLLDIFQMHLKDDGRVFMDVLTLAFFEQSKEEKTYEYSAQDGFWAAGPYYVFNNTWKYTDINLLLNKHVIVEENRTREICNWLQCFDRNSFAQEAEAGGFEVLESYSNTAGEVFEEKGTEMAMVLKKH
- a CDS encoding Hsp20/alpha crystallin family protein is translated as MSNTENKDKNLVAKEKTEVSGPAEQTRPGRMYVPEVDIFEKDADIVLLADMPGVAADDLEIDLRDNVLTITGDVQPQEKEGQVYMAREYGTGRYYRRFTLSNDIDQSKIQASLKNGVMRLVLPKVEKAKPRKIEVHAA
- a CDS encoding Hsp20/alpha crystallin family protein; this translates as MTGFWLDFPWEGQGGVAGELGRMRRTLDFLANGPSLANEAAGAAGVFPLTNVTEDADNFYVYAELPGMDPSEINISITGKTLSLSGERKIAPEEGASYHRKERKGGKFNRTITLKTNVDAAKVEANFVHGVLTVVLPKAEEAKPRQIAVKG
- a CDS encoding MotA/TolQ/ExbB proton channel family protein, which encodes MTWLWSNISRIFEHLDQGGLVMGPLLLISVLMWVLIIKRGLYLRRMRVRNMPREMAAQLIQENQQPDFMEFRGATALVVSEFLKRREANPGVDRSTMDETVMAVASSFDKQLSVITVLASIAPLLGLLGTVLGMISTFDVISLHGTGNARAMAGGISEALISTQTGLLVAIPGLTMKNFLASRAQTLKHRVSSLGIFLGRRL
- a CDS encoding MotA/TolQ/ExbB proton channel family protein; the protein is MKIIKSAAVILILVLLCIPAFGQDMRARSVEAQRQKAMLEQRALEEKQAAQKEAREALAKIVNDRQAAKAAIAELNQKNSETEENIADLQKRISELEAQKAALKQELSNMDAQTRTLVGHVRSNARDALALVKQSQQSALIPGRADALKELAGQSRFPSIEQIDAMAEILLDEIARSGEVRIEKASIVDRLGREAVADVLTLGEFTAAYSMGDETGFLLYSDASQRFFALSKLPSSKYRKALRAYMNGESPVAPMDLTKGAALRQLTQEKGLAERLPQGGPIIWVILALGGFAMLLVLERVVFLLRIRVNASKLMAQIQPLAQNGDWKECLDLLKAQKSKPLARVLAWGIKHRHLERMDMENALQEAILGEIPALERFLSIIAMMAAVAPLLGLLGTVTGMINTFHVITYYGAGDPKMMSGGISEALLTTMLGLAAAIPIMLAHTLLSRRIEGSIAQMEEKAVSLANTIYAVREKE